One genomic region from Ptychodera flava strain L36383 chromosome 14, AS_Pfla_20210202, whole genome shotgun sequence encodes:
- the LOC139149801 gene encoding 2-amino-1-hydroxyethylphosphonate dioxygenase (glycine-forming)-like, producing MASNTEFIAPVDITAEKVTRSIFTLFRKHGCSSYIGEAVTQQEHAIQCAMLARKQGYSEEVILGAFLHDIGHMVGIDQGFERMVTGDIVLGSADHEKVGEQFLKELGFPESVTSIVRGHVTAKRYLVFKYQDYYNRLSEASKMTLVHQGGPMSKSEAEEFEKQPQFKAILKMREWDEAAKDTSMKMDSLPFYEEMCQRVLEKHIQL from the exons ATGGCGTCAAACACGGAGTTTATTGCACCTGTCGACATCACCGCAGAGAAAGTGACTAGGTCGATATTTACGCTGTTCAGGAAGCACGGTTGTTCGTCTTACATAGGGGAAGCCGTGACACAACAGGAGCATGCCATACAGTGTGCTATGTTGGCCCGAAAACAGGGTTATTCGGAAGAG GTCATTCTCGGAGCCTTCCTGCATGACATTGGACATATGGTAGGTATTGACCAAGGTTTTGAGCGGATGGTGACCGGTGATATTGTCCTAGGATCCGCGGACCATGAAAAAGTGGGAGAACAGTTCTTAAAGGAGCTTGGATTCCCAGAGAGTGTCACGTCAATTGTACGAGGACACGTCACGGCAAAGCGATATTTGGTCTTCAAATACCAAGACTACTATAATC GTCTGAGTGAGGCAAGTAAAATGACCTTGGTTCATCAAGGTGGACCAATGTCAAAGTCAGAGGCTGAGGAATTTGAGAAACAGCCCCAGTTTAAAGCTATCCTCAAAATGCGAGAGTGGGATGAAGCTGCCAAAGATACCTCTATGAAGATGGATTCCTTACCTTTCTATGAGGAAATGTGCCAAAGGGTTTTGGAAAAGCACATTCAGCTATGA